From a region of the Mercurialis annua linkage group LG1-X, ddMerAnnu1.2, whole genome shotgun sequence genome:
- the LOC126660192 gene encoding uncharacterized protein LOC126660192 isoform X1, whose amino-acid sequence MGWILIFLSLIVLWIASLCKILHVSNSAYKTSFLNGSKKNVLLVIAHPDDESMFFSPTINYLISRGHNVHILCLSIGNADGIGNTRKHELYQACAVLKVPLQQVKVLDHPKLQDGFGQVWDHSLLENIIEEEVSGHNINVVITFDNYGISGHCNHRDVHYGILKLLNGNRQANIETWELVSTNILRKYSGPIDIWLSMLKTMKYKSEETYCLLNEHPQKTLYAMAAHSSQWVWFRKLFVAFSSYTYVNSLKRIKLAGGLCRNSLIYVGLPEGLNRVLPLQPLAHMKPALSTGTLSSPSTKDTPFFKQLSSSPSTDVSIRSGILVHLSEGESLNTYDLSVGSPTPYEQYISISGASGPVGEREWENGKNGKKMARDGRKNFWVLFVWSESESDRENVWWYDQS is encoded by the exons ATGGGATGGATATTGATTTTTCTGTCCCTAATCGTACTTTGGATTGCTTCTTTATGCAAAATTCTCCATGTTTCAAATTCAGCTTATAAAACATCTTTTCTCAATg GTAGCAAGAAAAATGTACTTCTGGTCATTGCACACCCTGATGATGAGTCCAT GTTCTTTTCTCCAACGATAAACTATCTGATTTCAAGAGGGCATAATGTTCATATTCTTTGCTTATCAATTG GTAATGCAGATGGTATAGGAAATACGAGGAAACATGAGCTCTATCAGGCTTGTGCTGTCCTTAAG GTTCCACTTCAACAAGTGAAGGTTCTGGACCATCCTAAATTGCAG GATGGGTTTGGCCAAGTTTGGGACCATAGCTTATTGGAAAATATCATTGAAGAGGAGGTATCTGGTCACAACATTAACGTG GTTATTACATTTGATAATTATGGTATTTCAGGTCATTGCAATCATCGTGATGTGCATTATGGCATCCT CAAGCTGTTGAATGGAAATCGACAAGCTAACATTGAAACTTGGGAACTT GTCAGTACGAACATCTTACGCAAGTATAGTGGACCAATAGATATCTGGTTATCCATGCTAAAGACAATGAAATACAAAAGTGAGGAAACGTATTGCTTGCTGAATGAGCATCCTCAAAAGACTTTATATGCAATGGCAGCACACTCAAGCCAATGGGTTTG GTTCCGCAAGCTTTTTGTAGCATTTTCCAGTTATACttatgtgaactcactcaaaAGGATCAA GCTAGCTGGCGGTTTGTGTCGAAACTCCCTGATATACGTTGGGCTCCCAGAGGGGTTGAACCGGGTTCTCCCTCTCCAGCCTTTGGCACACATGAAGCCGGCACTCAGTACAGGCACACTTTCGTCACCGTCTACGAAGGATACTCCTTTTTTTAAGCAACTATCTTCTTCTCCGTCAACTGATGTATCGATCCGAAGTGGAATACTCGTGCACCTATCTGAAGGTGAAAGCTTGAACACATATGATCTTTCGGTGGGAAGTCCAACACCGTATGAGCAGTATATCTCCATATCCGGTGCATCAG gtCCAGTAGGAGAGAGAGAGTGGGAAAATGGTAAGAATGGCAAGAAAATGGCAAGAGATGGGAGAAAGAATTTCTGGGTGTTGTTTGTTTGGAGTGAAAGTGAAAGTGACAGAGAAAATGTGTGGTGGTATGATCAGTCATGA
- the LOC126660192 gene encoding uncharacterized protein LOC126660192 isoform X4 produces the protein MGWILIFLSLIVLWIASLCKILHVSNSAYKTSFLNGSKKNVLLVIAHPDDESMFFSPTINYLISRGHNVHILCLSIGNADGIGNTRKHELYQACAVLKVPLQQVKVLDHPKLQDGFGQVWDHSLLENIIEEEVSGHNINVVITFDNYGISGHCNHRDVHYGILKLLNGNRQANIETWELVSTNILRKYSGPIDIWLSMLKTMKYKSEETYCLLNEHPQKTLYAMAAHSSQWVWFRKLFVAFSSYTYVNSLKRIKSSRRERVGKW, from the exons ATGGGATGGATATTGATTTTTCTGTCCCTAATCGTACTTTGGATTGCTTCTTTATGCAAAATTCTCCATGTTTCAAATTCAGCTTATAAAACATCTTTTCTCAATg GTAGCAAGAAAAATGTACTTCTGGTCATTGCACACCCTGATGATGAGTCCAT GTTCTTTTCTCCAACGATAAACTATCTGATTTCAAGAGGGCATAATGTTCATATTCTTTGCTTATCAATTG GTAATGCAGATGGTATAGGAAATACGAGGAAACATGAGCTCTATCAGGCTTGTGCTGTCCTTAAG GTTCCACTTCAACAAGTGAAGGTTCTGGACCATCCTAAATTGCAG GATGGGTTTGGCCAAGTTTGGGACCATAGCTTATTGGAAAATATCATTGAAGAGGAGGTATCTGGTCACAACATTAACGTG GTTATTACATTTGATAATTATGGTATTTCAGGTCATTGCAATCATCGTGATGTGCATTATGGCATCCT CAAGCTGTTGAATGGAAATCGACAAGCTAACATTGAAACTTGGGAACTT GTCAGTACGAACATCTTACGCAAGTATAGTGGACCAATAGATATCTGGTTATCCATGCTAAAGACAATGAAATACAAAAGTGAGGAAACGTATTGCTTGCTGAATGAGCATCCTCAAAAGACTTTATATGCAATGGCAGCACACTCAAGCCAATGGGTTTG GTTCCGCAAGCTTTTTGTAGCATTTTCCAGTTATACttatgtgaactcactcaaaAGGATCAA gtCCAGTAGGAGAGAGAGAGTGGGAAAATGGTAA
- the LOC126660192 gene encoding uncharacterized protein LOC126660192 isoform X2, producing MGWILIFLSLIVLWIASLCKILHVSNSAYKTSFLNGSKKNVLLVIAHPDDESMFFSPTINYLISRGHNVHILCLSIGNADGIGNTRKHELYQACAVLKVPLQQVKVLDHPKLQDGFGQVWDHSLLENIIEEEVSGHNINVVITFDNYGISGHCNHRDVHYGILKLLNGNRQANIETWELVSTNILRKYSGPIDIWLSMLKTMKYKSEETYCLLNEHPQKTLYAMAAHSSQWVWFRKLFVAFSSYTYVNSLKRIKLAGGLCRNSLIYVGLPEGLNRVLPLQPLAHMKPALSTGTLSSPSTKDTPFFKQLSSSPSTDVSIRSGILVHLSEGESLNTYDLSVGSPTPYEQYISISGASGLLISSAIPCEK from the exons ATGGGATGGATATTGATTTTTCTGTCCCTAATCGTACTTTGGATTGCTTCTTTATGCAAAATTCTCCATGTTTCAAATTCAGCTTATAAAACATCTTTTCTCAATg GTAGCAAGAAAAATGTACTTCTGGTCATTGCACACCCTGATGATGAGTCCAT GTTCTTTTCTCCAACGATAAACTATCTGATTTCAAGAGGGCATAATGTTCATATTCTTTGCTTATCAATTG GTAATGCAGATGGTATAGGAAATACGAGGAAACATGAGCTCTATCAGGCTTGTGCTGTCCTTAAG GTTCCACTTCAACAAGTGAAGGTTCTGGACCATCCTAAATTGCAG GATGGGTTTGGCCAAGTTTGGGACCATAGCTTATTGGAAAATATCATTGAAGAGGAGGTATCTGGTCACAACATTAACGTG GTTATTACATTTGATAATTATGGTATTTCAGGTCATTGCAATCATCGTGATGTGCATTATGGCATCCT CAAGCTGTTGAATGGAAATCGACAAGCTAACATTGAAACTTGGGAACTT GTCAGTACGAACATCTTACGCAAGTATAGTGGACCAATAGATATCTGGTTATCCATGCTAAAGACAATGAAATACAAAAGTGAGGAAACGTATTGCTTGCTGAATGAGCATCCTCAAAAGACTTTATATGCAATGGCAGCACACTCAAGCCAATGGGTTTG GTTCCGCAAGCTTTTTGTAGCATTTTCCAGTTATACttatgtgaactcactcaaaAGGATCAA GCTAGCTGGCGGTTTGTGTCGAAACTCCCTGATATACGTTGGGCTCCCAGAGGGGTTGAACCGGGTTCTCCCTCTCCAGCCTTTGGCACACATGAAGCCGGCACTCAGTACAGGCACACTTTCGTCACCGTCTACGAAGGATACTCCTTTTTTTAAGCAACTATCTTCTTCTCCGTCAACTGATGTATCGATCCGAAGTGGAATACTCGTGCACCTATCTGAAGGTGAAAGCTTGAACACATATGATCTTTCGGTGGGAAGTCCAACACCGTATGAGCAGTATATCTCCATATCCGGTGCATCAG GATTATTGATATCATCAGCTATTCCGTGCGAGAAATGA
- the LOC126660192 gene encoding uncharacterized protein LOC126660192 isoform X3, with protein MGWILIFLSLIVLWIASLCKILHVSNSAYKTSFLNGSKKNVLLVIAHPDDESMFFSPTINYLISRGHNVHILCLSIGNADGIGNTRKHELYQACAVLKVPLQQVKVLDHPKLQDGFGQVWDHSLLENIIEEEVSGHNINVVITFDNYGISGHCNHRDVHYGILKLLNGNRQANIETWELVSTNILRKYSGPIDIWLSMLKTMKYKSEETYCLLNEHPQKTLYAMAAHSSQWVWFRKLFVAFSSYTYVNSLKRIKIDPLFDNIWKITGKKKKTVQRGKSHRLVTRQAKLLISGENSLNR; from the exons ATGGGATGGATATTGATTTTTCTGTCCCTAATCGTACTTTGGATTGCTTCTTTATGCAAAATTCTCCATGTTTCAAATTCAGCTTATAAAACATCTTTTCTCAATg GTAGCAAGAAAAATGTACTTCTGGTCATTGCACACCCTGATGATGAGTCCAT GTTCTTTTCTCCAACGATAAACTATCTGATTTCAAGAGGGCATAATGTTCATATTCTTTGCTTATCAATTG GTAATGCAGATGGTATAGGAAATACGAGGAAACATGAGCTCTATCAGGCTTGTGCTGTCCTTAAG GTTCCACTTCAACAAGTGAAGGTTCTGGACCATCCTAAATTGCAG GATGGGTTTGGCCAAGTTTGGGACCATAGCTTATTGGAAAATATCATTGAAGAGGAGGTATCTGGTCACAACATTAACGTG GTTATTACATTTGATAATTATGGTATTTCAGGTCATTGCAATCATCGTGATGTGCATTATGGCATCCT CAAGCTGTTGAATGGAAATCGACAAGCTAACATTGAAACTTGGGAACTT GTCAGTACGAACATCTTACGCAAGTATAGTGGACCAATAGATATCTGGTTATCCATGCTAAAGACAATGAAATACAAAAGTGAGGAAACGTATTGCTTGCTGAATGAGCATCCTCAAAAGACTTTATATGCAATGGCAGCACACTCAAGCCAATGGGTTTG GTTCCGCAAGCTTTTTGTAGCATTTTCCAGTTATACttatgtgaactcactcaaaAGGATCAA GATTGATCCTTTATTTGACAACATTTGGAAGATTActggaaaaaagaaaaaaacagtCCAACGTGGCAAATCTCATCGTCTCGTAACTAGGCAGGCGAAACTATTGATTTCCGGTGAGAATTCCCTTAACAGATAA